A single Balaenoptera ricei isolate mBalRic1 chromosome 13, mBalRic1.hap2, whole genome shotgun sequence DNA region contains:
- the NOTO gene encoding homeobox protein notochord: MPSPGQRGCRPPATSGARVQRPRSSCSPAPASPAPASPALPRRSAGPGPPRATGRLESSFSVEAILARPDHRAPAVSPLSVSAGAAGGLWTAPSRPPAPVLPGACPATWLPAYLSAGLDQPCPRLPVLRLRAAHFCGLQGLGVPGLELAHCLGLWGPRDWAQTQDLQDTERSQKRVRTMFNLEQLEELEKVFAKQHNLVGKKRAQLAAQLNLTENQVRVWFQNRRVKYQKQQRLRLPAASAMAASPDEPSSSSNTTIQREDAESGMDS, encoded by the exons ATGCCCAGCCCCGGGCAGCGAGGCTGCCGGCCGCCCGCTACCTCGGGCGCCCGGGTCCAGCGCCCGCGCTCCAGCTGCTCTCCCGCGCCCGCGTCCCCCGCGCCCGCGTCCCCCGCGCTGCCGCGCCGCTCGGCAGGCCCAGGCCCACCCCGTGCAACCGGACGCCTCGAGTCCTCCTTCTCCGTCGAGGCCATCCTGGCCAGACCCGACCACCGTGCGCCCGCCGTCTCCCCTCTGTCTGTCTCCGCCGGCGCCGCCGGGGGCCTCTGGACCGCGCCCTCCCGGCCTCCCGCTCCGGTTCTGCCCGGCGCGTGCCCGGCGACGTGGCTGCCCGCCTACCTGAGCGCGGGGCTCGACCAGCCGTGCCCCCGGCTCCCGGTGCTGCGGCTGCGCGCCGCCCACTTCTGCGGCCTCCAGGGCCTCGGCGTCCCAG GCTTGGAGCTGGCTCACTGCCTAGGCCTCTGGGGTCCTCGAGACTGGGCCCAAACTCAGGACCTTCAGGACACTGAGAGATCCCAAAAGAGAGTTCGAACCATGTTTAACTTGGAGCAGttggaagagttggagaaagTGTTTGCAAAACAGCACAACCTAGTGGGGAAGAAGAGAGCCCAGCTGGCAGCCCAGCTCAACCTTACAGAGAACCAG GTGAGGGTCTGGTTCCAAAACCGCAGGGTTAAGTATCAGAAGCAGCAAAGGCTGAGACTGCCAGCTGCATCTGCCATGGCTGCCTCCCCGGACGAGCCCTCCAGCAGCTCCAACACCACCATCCAGAGAGAAGACGCAGAGTCAGGAATGGACAGCTGA